In Thermoleophilia bacterium, one DNA window encodes the following:
- a CDS encoding menaquinone biosynthesis decarboxylase, with translation MKDIREWMAALRDIGELVEVHAEVDPHLEITEIADRVMKAHGPALLFRNVTGSNLPVLINQFGSERRMAMALGGESLNQIAGRIAKIAEMQPPSGVMEKVKALGTLKDLASLGTKRVKSGPCQDVVLTGDDVDLDLIPILTCWPGDGGPYVTLPLVFSHDPITRTRNCGMYRVQKIDRNTCMMHWQIHKDGRQHLLDSDGRVPVAVVIGTDPAVTYSATAPLPPALDEMMFAGFLRGKPVEMVRAVTQDIEVPAHAEIVLEGYVDAGDIRDEGPFGDHTGFYTPVDQYPAFHITGMTMRRDAIYSTTIVGMPPMEDFWLGKATERLFLPLITMTVPDLVDMNLPLEGVFHNCAIVSVKKRYPGHAKKLINAVWGLGLLSLTRCVIVVDHDVDVHDVSAVAFRAFSNVDAGRDMLLMEGPVDALDHAAPYAAYGAKIGFDATAKWEGEGLVRPWPAEIRMDLAVQDRVSARWAELGIHLPDD, from the coding sequence ATGAAGGACATCCGCGAGTGGATGGCCGCCCTCCGCGACATCGGCGAGCTCGTCGAGGTGCACGCCGAGGTGGACCCCCACCTCGAGATCACCGAGATCGCCGACCGGGTGATGAAGGCCCACGGGCCCGCCCTGCTCTTTCGCAACGTCACGGGATCGAACCTGCCGGTGCTCATCAACCAGTTCGGCTCGGAGCGTCGCATGGCCATGGCCCTGGGCGGCGAGAGTCTCAACCAGATCGCCGGGCGCATCGCCAAGATCGCCGAGATGCAGCCGCCCAGTGGCGTGATGGAGAAGGTCAAGGCTCTCGGCACGCTCAAGGACCTGGCTTCGCTCGGCACCAAGCGCGTGAAGTCGGGGCCCTGCCAAGACGTGGTGCTCACCGGCGACGACGTGGATCTTGATCTCATCCCCATCCTCACCTGCTGGCCCGGGGACGGGGGGCCGTACGTCACGCTTCCGTTGGTGTTCAGCCACGACCCGATTACCCGCACCCGCAACTGCGGCATGTACCGGGTGCAGAAGATCGACCGAAACACCTGCATGATGCACTGGCAGATCCACAAGGACGGGCGGCAGCACCTGCTCGACTCAGACGGCCGTGTGCCCGTCGCGGTGGTCATCGGCACCGACCCCGCCGTTACCTACAGCGCCACCGCCCCGCTTCCGCCCGCGCTGGACGAGATGATGTTCGCGGGCTTCCTGCGGGGCAAGCCGGTGGAGATGGTGCGGGCGGTCACCCAAGACATCGAGGTTCCGGCCCACGCGGAGATCGTGCTCGAGGGCTACGTGGACGCGGGCGACATCCGCGACGAGGGACCGTTCGGTGACCACACCGGATTTTACACGCCGGTTGACCAGTACCCGGCCTTCCACATCACGGGCATGACGATGCGTCGTGACGCCATCTACTCCACGACCATCGTCGGCATGCCCCCGATGGAGGATTTCTGGCTCGGCAAGGCCACCGAGCGCCTGTTCTTGCCACTCATCACGATGACCGTTCCCGATCTCGTGGACATGAACCTGCCGCTCGAAGGTGTGTTTCACAACTGCGCCATCGTGTCGGTGAAGAAGCGCTACCCCGGGCACGCGAAGAAACTCATCAACGCCGTGTGGGGCCTCGGGCTGCTGTCGCTCACACGCTGCGTGATCGTGGTGGATCACGACGTCGATGTGCACGACGTGTCCGCCGTGGCGTTCCGGGCCTTCTCAAACGTGGACGCCGGCCGCGACATGCTGCTGATGGAGGGCCCGGTGGACGCTCTGGACCACGCGGCGCCCTACGCCGCGTACGGCGCCAAGATCGGGTTCGATGCCACTGCCAAGTGGGAGGGCGAGGGCCTCGTGCGGCCGTGGCCGGCCGAGATCCGTATGGACCTCGCCGTGCAGGATCGCGTGTCCGCGCGGTGGGCCGAGCTCGGCATCCACCTGCCGGACGACTGA
- a CDS encoding glutamate-1-semialdehyde 2,1-aminomutase yields the protein MTSTPGERRSTALFARAQTVLVGGVNSPVRAMRGIGRDPLFIDRAEGVHVWDADGNRYIDYLASWGPAITGHADPLVIGDVRAALGRGTSYGAPTEAEVVFAEAIVAAFPSIERLRMTSSGSEAVMGAVRLARAATGREVIVKTEGGYHGAIDGLLAQAGSGATTLGVPTSPGVTRGATAATRLVPYNDLPAAEAALQGAAAIIIEPVAGNMGVVPPAPGYLEGLRTACDATGALLILDEVITGFRVARGGAQELFGVRADLTCLGKIIGGGLPVGAFGGRVDVMRELAPEGPCYQAGTLSGNPLATAAGLAVMRRLAEPGTYDLLEQSGALLEQIFVDSGAPVIVNRVGSMLTPFFTATPVTDYAGATACDTDRYGRVARGLLRRGVYPPPSQFEAWFVGTLHSADEFRATADALAGALEDAS from the coding sequence GTGACGAGTACCCCCGGCGAGCGCCGCAGCACCGCGCTCTTCGCGCGTGCCCAGACGGTGCTCGTGGGCGGCGTCAACTCACCGGTGCGTGCGATGCGGGGCATCGGTCGTGATCCGCTCTTCATCGATCGGGCGGAGGGCGTGCACGTGTGGGACGCCGACGGAAATCGGTACATCGACTATCTCGCCTCGTGGGGCCCGGCCATCACCGGGCACGCCGACCCGCTGGTGATCGGTGACGTGCGCGCGGCGCTCGGCCGGGGAACGTCCTACGGCGCACCCACCGAAGCGGAGGTGGTGTTCGCCGAAGCGATCGTCGCGGCGTTCCCGTCGATCGAGCGGCTCCGCATGACGTCATCGGGCAGTGAGGCCGTCATGGGCGCGGTGCGCCTGGCCCGGGCCGCCACGGGCCGTGAGGTCATCGTCAAGACCGAGGGCGGCTACCACGGCGCCATCGACGGTCTGCTTGCGCAGGCGGGGAGCGGCGCCACCACCCTCGGCGTGCCGACGAGCCCGGGCGTCACGCGAGGTGCGACCGCGGCGACGCGCCTCGTGCCCTACAACGACCTCCCGGCGGCCGAGGCCGCGCTTCAGGGCGCCGCCGCCATCATCATCGAGCCCGTCGCGGGCAACATGGGTGTGGTGCCCCCCGCCCCCGGGTATTTGGAGGGCCTTCGCACGGCCTGCGATGCCACCGGGGCCCTGTTGATCCTCGACGAGGTCATCACCGGGTTCCGTGTGGCCCGTGGCGGCGCGCAGGAGTTGTTCGGTGTGCGTGCCGACCTCACGTGTCTCGGCAAGATCATCGGCGGCGGCCTGCCGGTGGGCGCCTTCGGCGGCCGGGTCGACGTGATGCGCGAACTCGCACCCGAGGGCCCCTGTTATCAGGCGGGAACCCTCTCCGGAAATCCGTTGGCGACCGCCGCCGGGCTCGCGGTGATGCGCCGCCTCGCGGAGCCCGGTACCTACGACCTTCTCGAGCAGAGCGGCGCATTGCTCGAGCAGATCTTCGTCGACAGTGGTGCTCCGGTCATCGTCAACCGGGTGGGCTCGATGCTCACGCCGTTTTTCACCGCCACGCCCGTCACCGATTATGCGGGTGCGACCGCGTGCGACACGGACCGCTACGGGCGGGTGGCACGCGGGCTACTACGCCGGGGCGTGTACCCACCACCGTCGCAGTTCGAGGCGTGGTTCGTCGGTACCCTGCATAGCGCAGATGAGTTCCGCGCCACGGCCGACGCGCTGGCGGGCGCCCTGGAGGACGCTTCGTGA
- a CDS encoding TIGR00282 family metallophosphoesterase: MVGDIFGAVGMRAIEAALPGLKDRYQPHIVVVNAENAAAGSGTTPTQATSLFAAGADVLTGGNHTFRRPEFISTLETDPRVLRPANLTTRGPGSGTVVVDARGGFRVGVINLIGSVFINAAQSPFAVVDDLVDRMRRDTPLIFIDIHAEATSEKVAMGHHLDGRVTAVVGTHTHVPTADERVLTGGTAYISDLGMTGPHDSVIGVKREAVLRTFLTGMPARFEPATGDVRVQGVFIEADPTGRAVAIERFDLPA, translated from the coding sequence ATGGTGGGTGACATCTTCGGCGCCGTGGGCATGCGGGCTATCGAGGCCGCACTCCCCGGCCTCAAAGACCGCTACCAGCCGCATATCGTCGTGGTGAACGCCGAAAACGCTGCTGCCGGCTCGGGGACCACGCCCACACAGGCGACGTCGCTGTTCGCCGCCGGCGCCGATGTGCTGACCGGTGGCAATCACACGTTCCGCCGACCGGAGTTCATCAGCACGCTCGAGACCGACCCGCGTGTGCTGCGACCCGCCAACCTCACGACGCGCGGACCGGGGTCGGGCACCGTCGTGGTGGACGCCCGCGGAGGCTTCCGGGTGGGAGTGATCAACCTCATTGGATCGGTATTCATCAACGCGGCCCAAAGTCCCTTCGCCGTGGTCGATGACCTCGTCGACCGGATGCGGCGCGACACCCCGCTGATCTTCATCGACATCCATGCCGAGGCCACCAGCGAGAAGGTGGCCATGGGTCATCACCTCGATGGACGAGTCACCGCCGTGGTGGGAACGCACACGCACGTGCCCACGGCCGATGAGCGAGTGCTCACAGGGGGTACGGCGTACATCTCCGATCTCGGCATGACCGGCCCGCACGACTCGGTCATCGGAGTGAAGCGTGAGGCAGTGCTGCGCACGTTCCTCACCGGCATGCCCGCCCGTTTCGAACCCGCCACGGGCGACGTACGGGTGCAGGGCGTGTTCATCGAGGCCGACCCCACCGGACGGGCGGTCGCGATCGAACGGTTCGATCTACCCGCCTAG
- a CDS encoding leucyl/phenylalanyl-tRNA--protein transferase, with translation MWVRGSCTVPECIVGIVAYGRDPRDLAQTGSDDPALLAAGITPGHMLAGYRAGAFPMDAEGATGPVEWFVCDPRAVILPADARTPRTVARMLRRRGYEVRVDTAFGKVVRECARDRDGVWLTERLAHGYDALHAVGLAHSVEAWDGDVLVGGLFGVTIGQFMSAESMFHRAPDAGSAVIVALIEIANASGGELIDVQMSSPHVIRFGAREIPAAEFERRMAHALGELPRPSVSDT, from the coding sequence ATGTGGGTACGCGGTTCGTGCACTGTTCCCGAGTGTATCGTCGGTATCGTGGCGTACGGCCGTGACCCACGCGACCTCGCTCAGACGGGGTCGGACGACCCTGCGCTCCTCGCGGCCGGCATCACGCCCGGGCACATGCTGGCCGGGTACCGGGCGGGAGCCTTCCCCATGGACGCCGAGGGTGCCACCGGCCCGGTCGAATGGTTCGTGTGCGATCCACGCGCCGTGATCCTGCCCGCTGACGCCCGGACCCCCCGCACGGTGGCCCGCATGCTGCGCCGCCGAGGGTACGAGGTACGCGTGGACACCGCGTTCGGGAAGGTGGTGCGGGAGTGCGCCCGGGATCGCGATGGGGTCTGGCTCACCGAGCGTCTCGCACACGGGTACGACGCGCTGCATGCCGTCGGCCTCGCACACAGCGTCGAGGCCTGGGACGGCGACGTACTGGTGGGTGGCCTCTTCGGGGTGACCATCGGGCAGTTCATGAGCGCGGAGAGCATGTTCCACCGGGCACCGGATGCCGGTAGCGCGGTGATCGTGGCGCTCATCGAGATCGCGAACGCCAGCGGCGGGGAACTCATCGACGTGCAGATGTCCTCGCCCCACGTCATCCGGTTCGGTGCGCGCGAGATCCCCGCGGCCGAGTTCGAACGACGTATGGCGCACGCCCTCGGAGAGCTCCCACGACCCTCGGTGTCTGACACTTAA
- the hemB gene encoding porphobilinogen synthase: protein MRHRRLRRSEGIRRLVREVGLRPSQLILPLFAVHGEGVHEPVDSLPGVARMSPDLLADEARRAHAAGIGGVLLFGVTDQTDTLATSAHAAGGVVQTAVRAIKTAVPDLVVVTDVCLCAYTDHGHCGLLDDAGEVANDPSLDVLARVAVSHADAGADIVAPSDMMDGRVAAIRSGLDVAGHEAVSIMAYSAKYASAFYGPFRDAAGSAPAHGDRRGYQMDPPNIREALREVRADEAEGADMVMVKPAATYLDVIHAVRGATDLPVAAYHVSGEYAMIKAAADRGWLDGQSAMMETLTAIARAGADIIITYAALDVAAWLREDEV from the coding sequence ATGCGCCACCGCCGTCTCCGCCGTTCGGAGGGAATCCGACGGTTGGTACGCGAGGTCGGCCTGCGCCCGTCGCAGTTGATCCTGCCGCTCTTCGCCGTCCACGGTGAGGGAGTGCACGAGCCGGTGGACTCCCTCCCGGGCGTCGCGCGCATGTCGCCCGACCTCCTTGCCGACGAGGCCCGCCGCGCCCATGCCGCGGGAATCGGCGGCGTCCTGCTGTTTGGGGTTACGGACCAGACCGACACCCTCGCCACGTCCGCGCACGCTGCGGGTGGTGTGGTGCAGACCGCGGTGCGGGCCATCAAGACCGCCGTTCCCGATCTTGTCGTAGTCACCGACGTCTGTCTGTGCGCCTACACCGACCACGGCCACTGTGGTCTCCTCGACGACGCCGGTGAGGTCGCCAACGATCCATCGCTCGACGTACTCGCGCGCGTGGCCGTGAGCCATGCGGATGCCGGGGCTGACATCGTGGCGCCCAGCGACATGATGGACGGGCGCGTGGCGGCGATCCGATCCGGGCTCGACGTCGCGGGCCACGAGGCCGTGTCCATCATGGCGTACTCGGCCAAGTACGCGTCCGCGTTCTACGGGCCTTTTCGGGATGCGGCGGGCTCCGCCCCCGCGCATGGTGACCGCCGCGGATACCAGATGGACCCGCCCAACATCCGCGAGGCGCTGCGCGAGGTCCGCGCCGATGAGGCCGAGGGTGCCGACATGGTGATGGTCAAGCCCGCCGCCACCTATCTCGACGTGATTCACGCCGTGCGCGGTGCAACCGATCTGCCCGTGGCCGCCTACCACGTGAGTGGGGAGTACGCGATGATCAAGGCCGCGGCCGACCGCGGATGGCTCGACGGGCAGAGCGCCATGATGGAGACGCTCACGGCCATCGCCCGAGCGGGCGCCGACATCATCATCACCTACGCCGCGCTCGACGTTGCTGCATGGCTCCGGGAGGACGAAGTATGA
- a CDS encoding AI-2E family transporter has translation MPSMIDRQATTPMWAWIAAAASLVVIVWITGQTLGRVLFVFLVSIVVALILNPLVRLLRRARVPRGLAVGTVFIGFLAAITGALILLVPVIQGQITAIRANLPLYTDQAQRQVQHLQSFFDSNGLDINVQQKADAVLQAIRDWAGGISGNAVDYSLRGLGILVITIFVIVAAIYMLLDAPRIAGFARRIGGPSAAQFLRRTEHSLVQYVKAQTLVSLIIGVSVGLTLWTLGVTGVFPPGATYAALFAAWVALMEFIPYLGPILGAIPPVLLALFISPWTALWVLIAFVAIHQFEGHVVVPQIMSGAVGVHPLVVIFGVLIGDELYGIPGIILAIPVVVIIKETVVYMSERMGWFGMTEVTVGVPRMTDPGVTAGFASPQRRMPASPGDTDTLDAQTGIIDPLPSRPTGAE, from the coding sequence ATGCCGTCCATGATCGACCGTCAGGCCACGACGCCGATGTGGGCGTGGATTGCGGCGGCGGCGTCCCTCGTGGTGATCGTCTGGATCACTGGCCAGACGCTGGGACGCGTGCTGTTCGTGTTCCTCGTATCCATTGTCGTCGCGCTCATCCTGAACCCACTCGTGCGCCTGCTCCGGCGAGCCCGGGTGCCGCGCGGACTCGCGGTGGGAACCGTGTTTATTGGGTTCCTGGCCGCCATCACGGGCGCGCTCATCCTGCTGGTGCCCGTGATCCAAGGACAGATCACGGCCATCCGGGCCAACCTGCCGCTCTACACCGACCAGGCCCAGCGGCAGGTCCAGCATCTGCAGTCGTTCTTCGATAGTAACGGCCTCGACATCAACGTGCAGCAGAAGGCCGACGCCGTCTTGCAGGCGATCCGCGACTGGGCCGGAGGCATCTCCGGAAACGCGGTGGACTACTCGCTTCGTGGCCTCGGAATTCTCGTCATCACGATCTTCGTCATCGTGGCGGCGATCTACATGCTGCTCGACGCCCCGCGCATCGCGGGATTCGCACGCCGGATTGGTGGCCCGTCGGCCGCCCAATTCCTCCGTCGTACCGAGCACAGCCTCGTGCAGTACGTCAAGGCCCAGACCTTGGTCTCGCTCATCATCGGCGTGAGCGTCGGGCTCACACTCTGGACCCTCGGTGTCACCGGCGTCTTCCCGCCCGGTGCCACGTATGCCGCCCTGTTCGCGGCGTGGGTCGCCCTGATGGAGTTCATCCCCTATCTCGGACCAATCCTCGGTGCCATCCCACCGGTGCTGCTCGCCCTCTTCATCTCGCCCTGGACCGCGCTCTGGGTGCTCATCGCATTCGTCGCCATCCATCAGTTCGAGGGGCACGTGGTGGTTCCGCAGATCATGAGCGGCGCCGTGGGTGTCCACCCGCTCGTGGTCATCTTCGGGGTATTGATCGGCGATGAGCTTTACGGTATCCCCGGAATCATCTTGGCCATCCCGGTCGTGGTCATCATCAAGGAGACCGTCGTGTACATGAGCGAGCGCATGGGGTGGTTCGGGATGACGGAGGTCACCGTCGGGGTTCCCCGGATGACGGACCCGGGGGTGACCGCAGGTTTCGCATCACCACAGCGGCGAATGCCCGCATCACCGGGGGACACCGACACGCTGGATGCTCAAACGGGCATCATCGATCCGCTGCCGTCGCGCCCGACCGGCGCCGAGTGA
- a CDS encoding ABC transporter ATP-binding protein — MLKRASSIRCRRARPAPSDVGMATGALLEARGISRRFGAVEALAPMDLAIAAGECIALTGPNGAGKTTLLSLLAGVGVPDHGEITWADGRRRRVGWVPQRPALYPRLSTRENLRLFAALEGAEDPAGMAGVLIHRADLGEVAERRASELSTGTLQRLNLAIALAGSPRLLLLDEPTGTLSPDQRHRLWEWLGGLTAEGGMALVFSTQSVEEAARHADRVLVLTGGRLVHDGSTDDMVRRAGLDPTAPGAHEDAFIALLEASA; from the coding sequence ATGCTCAAACGGGCATCATCGATCCGCTGCCGTCGCGCCCGACCGGCGCCGAGTGACGTAGGAATGGCCACCGGCGCTTTGCTTGAGGCACGGGGCATCTCCCGGCGGTTCGGCGCCGTGGAGGCCCTCGCACCCATGGACCTCGCCATCGCGGCGGGGGAGTGCATCGCGCTCACGGGACCCAACGGAGCGGGGAAGACGACGCTGCTCTCGCTCCTCGCGGGCGTGGGCGTACCGGACCACGGGGAGATCACGTGGGCCGATGGTCGCAGGCGTCGCGTGGGGTGGGTGCCGCAGCGACCGGCGCTGTACCCGCGCCTGTCCACCCGCGAGAACCTGCGGTTGTTCGCGGCCCTCGAGGGTGCGGAGGACCCCGCGGGAATGGCCGGGGTCCTCATCCACCGCGCCGACCTTGGTGAGGTGGCCGAGCGCCGAGCGAGCGAGCTCTCCACGGGAACGCTGCAGCGCCTCAACCTCGCCATCGCGCTTGCGGGGTCGCCTCGCCTCCTGTTGCTCGACGAGCCCACGGGTACCCTGAGCCCCGACCAGCGACACCGGCTCTGGGAGTGGCTCGGTGGGCTCACTGCGGAGGGCGGCATGGCCCTCGTCTTCTCCACGCAGTCGGTGGAGGAGGCGGCGCGACATGCCGACCGCGTGCTAGTGCTCACGGGGGGGCGCCTGGTCCATGACGGGTCCACCGACGACATGGTGCGTCGTGCCGGACTGGACCCCACCGCCCCCGGTGCGCATGAGGATGCCTTCATCGCACTCCTTGAGGCGTCGGCATGA
- a CDS encoding Rieske (2Fe-2S) protein → MTRTRFLSTVAIAGGGVLTAAILVPVIGFAVASPLKGEEFRWVDVGPASDFLTNPPPYRNATPSTKIGQVSSLAVSGPDPEADRRVFIVYGLIDPTAKPTPTQGEASAAFDARFRTWASGLTARDFDLLVIWNRCAHLGCPVAYSPGSAGYVCPCHGGAYDSRGLVTGGPPPRPLDRLDVKVVDPSTTYTPEQTARGEDRVPLHVAVTGRNPKLRVLVGKPYSIDQEQTPVSLAGPGQPVSGALSHLYPFH, encoded by the coding sequence ATGACCCGTACGCGGTTTCTGTCCACCGTCGCCATCGCCGGCGGTGGCGTGCTCACCGCCGCCATCTTGGTTCCTGTCATCGGATTCGCCGTCGCAAGTCCGCTCAAGGGTGAGGAGTTCCGGTGGGTTGACGTCGGTCCCGCCTCCGACTTCCTCACCAATCCGCCGCCGTATCGCAACGCCACTCCGTCGACCAAGATCGGCCAGGTCTCGTCCCTCGCCGTCTCCGGGCCGGATCCGGAGGCCGACCGGCGTGTGTTCATCGTCTACGGCCTCATCGACCCCACGGCCAAGCCGACCCCGACGCAGGGGGAGGCCAGCGCGGCGTTCGACGCCCGCTTCCGTACGTGGGCGTCGGGTCTCACCGCCCGTGACTTCGACCTGTTGGTCATCTGGAACCGCTGCGCCCACTTGGGTTGCCCCGTTGCGTATTCACCGGGCAGCGCTGGATACGTATGTCCGTGCCACGGAGGTGCGTACGACTCCCGTGGCCTCGTAACCGGTGGTCCGCCGCCCCGCCCGCTCGACCGTCTCGATGTGAAGGTGGTTGACCCGTCGACCACGTACACCCCCGAGCAGACCGCCCGGGGCGAGGATCGTGTCCCCCTCCACGTGGCCGTGACGGGGAGAAACCCGAAGCTCCGGGTGCTCGTTGGCAAGCCCTACTCGATCGACCAGGAGCAGACGCCCGTCTCGCTCGCAGGACCAGGCCAGCCCGTCTCCGGCGCCCTCTCCCACCTCTACCCGTTCCACTAG
- a CDS encoding Lrp/AsnC family transcriptional regulator, whose amino-acid sequence MSTTEATPVRHTPDDVDQRLLNALQAGISFDRRPFLPIATAVGIDEDEVLARMRVLKDAKIIRQVSAIFDTRALGYESTLVAASYPDDRLFDAAAIINGHPGVSHNYRRTHDFNMWFTLAVEPGARLSLEDTLAILARETGATSMRILPTLTLYKINVQLDMTGVSGNVARAEPVAPPRRGDGKPPSDDDRAAILILQNDLPLVPAPFDVWADEAGIPVAALLTAARDLQDRTLMRRFAAVLNHRKAGFGANGMAVWRVPVDRVDEFGSRMATFTSVSHCYRRPVYDDWPYNLFTMVHARSKEACEETITALGEEVGLGADDYAVLYSTFEFKKIRLRYYSPDYREWEDLARAGSPLPTA is encoded by the coding sequence ATGAGCACTACCGAGGCCACGCCGGTGCGGCACACGCCCGACGACGTGGACCAGCGACTGCTCAACGCTCTGCAGGCGGGCATCAGTTTTGACCGGCGTCCGTTTCTCCCCATCGCCACGGCCGTGGGCATTGACGAGGACGAGGTGCTTGCGCGCATGCGCGTGCTGAAGGACGCCAAGATCATCCGGCAGGTCTCCGCCATCTTCGACACTCGCGCCCTCGGTTACGAGAGCACTCTGGTGGCCGCCAGTTACCCGGATGACCGTCTGTTCGATGCGGCCGCGATTATCAACGGGCACCCCGGTGTGAGCCACAACTACCGTCGTACCCACGACTTCAACATGTGGTTCACGTTGGCCGTGGAGCCCGGCGCCCGTCTGTCGCTCGAGGACACCCTCGCGATTTTGGCCCGTGAGACCGGTGCGACCTCAATGCGCATCCTCCCCACGCTCACGCTCTACAAGATCAACGTTCAGCTGGACATGACGGGCGTGTCCGGCAACGTCGCCCGCGCGGAGCCGGTGGCACCACCGCGCCGCGGGGACGGCAAGCCGCCCAGTGACGATGACCGCGCCGCCATCCTCATCCTGCAGAACGACCTGCCCCTCGTCCCCGCGCCGTTTGACGTGTGGGCCGACGAGGCCGGCATACCGGTCGCCGCCCTCCTCACCGCCGCGCGGGATCTTCAGGACCGCACCCTCATGCGCCGCTTCGCCGCCGTGCTCAACCACCGCAAGGCGGGCTTCGGTGCCAACGGCATGGCCGTGTGGCGGGTGCCCGTGGACCGAGTGGATGAGTTCGGCAGCCGCATGGCCACGTTCACGTCGGTGAGCCACTGCTATCGCCGCCCGGTGTATGACGACTGGCCGTACAACCTCTTCACCATGGTGCACGCACGGTCGAAGGAGGCCTGCGAGGAGACCATCACGGCACTCGGAGAGGAGGTCGGGCTCGGGGCCGACGACTACGCCGTGCTCTACTCGACGTTCGAGTTCAAGAAGATCCGCCTCCGCTACTACTCGCCCGACTACCGGGAGTGGGAGGACCTCGCCCGTGCGGGGTCGCCTCTCCCCACGGCCTGA
- a CDS encoding c-type cytochrome, whose product MKSPDKRAYDRDYAASKKDGKPFFPYAIYKDTIVAGLAMLGIIILAITVRVEVGDPVNPATTDFVPRPEWYFYFAFELLKIFKNQDALTPIIMATFMVPNILIMLLVVWPFIDRGPERRIWRRPFAMGLTVIVTSLLCYLTWVGANSPSGVASGAAFPLSGLDETATKGATLFVANGCTSCHLIGTIGAPGPGPDLTNEGAKGWDNAKMTAWLKAPKPPMPSYASLTPQQLDDLSTFLTGLGTKYK is encoded by the coding sequence ATGAAGTCACCCGACAAGCGGGCGTACGACCGTGACTACGCGGCCTCGAAGAAGGACGGCAAGCCGTTCTTCCCGTACGCGATTTACAAGGACACGATCGTCGCGGGCCTCGCGATGCTCGGGATCATCATCCTGGCGATCACGGTGCGCGTCGAGGTCGGCGACCCGGTCAACCCGGCCACCACCGACTTCGTGCCGCGCCCCGAGTGGTACTTCTACTTCGCCTTCGAACTTCTCAAGATCTTCAAGAATCAGGACGCGCTCACCCCCATCATCATGGCCACCTTCATGGTGCCGAACATCCTCATCATGCTGTTGGTGGTGTGGCCGTTCATCGACCGGGGTCCGGAGCGCCGCATCTGGCGGCGCCCGTTCGCCATGGGCCTCACGGTCATCGTGACGAGCCTGCTGTGCTACCTGACCTGGGTGGGGGCCAACTCGCCCTCCGGCGTGGCCTCCGGCGCCGCTTTCCCCCTGAGCGGCCTCGACGAGACGGCGACAAAGGGCGCGACGCTGTTCGTCGCGAACGGCTGTACCAGTTGCCACCTCATCGGGACGATCGGTGCACCGGGTCCCGGGCCGGACCTCACCAACGAGGGAGCGAAGGGCTGGGACAACGCGAAGATGACGGCGTGGCTCAAGGCCCCGAAGCCGCCGATGCCGTCGTATGCGTCGCTCACGCCTCAGCAACTCGACGACCTCTCCACCTTTCTCACCGGACTGGGCACGAAGTACAAGTAG
- a CDS encoding DUF4405 domain-containing protein, whose product MTTKDIGPKNPVQKSAEVALDFVDERSGVKAGSRWFLFRNIPAGTSWFQTLGFTAMAVFGMQAITGIILAMFYVPDSRGGAYESIQRITDEVTWGWLVRGMHKWGASVMIIVVFLHMARVFIWGSYKYPRELTWVTGAILLMMTMMMGLTGYLLVWDQKAYWATVVAVNIFASAPILGPYIGDILRAGPEFGPQTLSRFYSIHMLLIPGGIATFIGLHLYFIMRLGISEPPWAKRRLMIERDEEDARRAAARAHATGRPGGVGHPTTSPPTAGKAPE is encoded by the coding sequence GTGACCACCAAGGACATCGGACCCAAGAACCCCGTCCAGAAGTCGGCCGAAGTGGCGCTCGACTTCGTGGACGAGCGGTCGGGGGTCAAAGCCGGCTCACGGTGGTTCCTGTTCCGGAACATTCCGGCGGGTACCAGTTGGTTCCAGACGCTCGGGTTCACCGCCATGGCCGTCTTCGGAATGCAGGCCATCACCGGCATCATCTTGGCGATGTTCTACGTGCCGGACTCCCGGGGCGGCGCCTACGAGAGCATTCAGCGCATCACCGACGAGGTGACGTGGGGCTGGCTGGTCCGCGGCATGCACAAGTGGGGCGCCTCGGTGATGATCATCGTGGTGTTCCTGCACATGGCCCGCGTATTCATCTGGGGGTCGTACAAGTACCCCCGGGAGCTCACGTGGGTCACCGGGGCCATCCTGCTCATGATGACGATGATGATGGGACTCACCGGGTACCTGCTGGTGTGGGACCAGAAGGCCTACTGGGCCACGGTGGTCGCGGTCAACATCTTCGCCAGCGCACCCATTCTCGGTCCGTACATCGGCGACATCCTGCGCGCGGGTCCCGAGTTCGGGCCTCAGACTCTGTCGCGTTTCTATTCGATCCATATGTTGCTGATACCCGGCGGAATCGCCACCTTCATTGGGTTACACCTCTACTTCATCATGCGCCTGGGCATTTCCGAGCCCCCATGGGCCAAGCGCCGCCTGATGATTGAGCGTGACGAGGAGGATGCCCGTAGAGCGGCGGCACGCGCCCACGCCACGGGCCGTCCGGGCGGCGTCGGCCATCCCACCACCTCGCCTCCGACCGCAGGGAAGGCCCCCGAATGA